The Crassostrea angulata isolate pt1a10 chromosome 1, ASM2561291v2, whole genome shotgun sequence nucleotide sequence TACAGGAAATTAATCGTCAAAATAAATCGAATAAATCTATCAATAGGTGGGTGAAGAACAAAGTTCAAAGCATTTATGATGCCGTTGGCGAATCGGCATGTGTTAATAGTATTGTCAGTCAAAACAAACGAATGAAACTTCATATACGATGTTTAGGATTTTACaacgtttttaaaaagtttgacaAATTAACATTtccatgtatttcattttgaaagcaattatttttcaaatactcGGTGCACTCCTAATGGCCTGTTCCTCTTGACGTTGCGCGAGGATAATAACACTTTAATCGCCCATGAGACATGGCTTGTCAATTATTGAACAATTTACATCACCAAGGAAAGCGGATTAGAAGGGCATACGATCTAGAGCTGAAATATAATCACAAAGAACGatatatcataaatacatgtaccataatgTATTGTTACAAATTATTGTGCTTCCCTATTGCACTTAAGACAAGTCTGATTCCGAGGcttaaatcattttttgtgtCAGACAAACTGCAACCTTCCTCGTTCCAAGACTGCATATTGACAtcaatattcttgtttgtttttttttttttttggaaaaaccAGACTCTTTCAGAAGAACACTATCACGTTCAAACAATATGCCAAAACTAAAGTGCAAGTAAGTTTCAGAATGTCCGTAACTAACTTCTTGgagaaaaatatgtttaatttaaaaaaattaataacccATTTAACCGTTAGGTTTAATTGATTTCTACACCATGGAGTATGCAACCAAACAAACAATTCTTATTGGTGTGCTAAAACCCGGAAATGAATAACAAATACTTTATATGTATCTACAATatgataataattaatatttaaaaaatcaatatcaaacAATTCCCGAAGAGAAAATTCCAATGTTCTAATATTGGTCagttgttatacatgtattatccgACCTGGTCAGCTACCAGCTGAAGTAGTTATAGACACGGATCAAACCAGTGGCATTCCCCATCCATAGTCGGCCTTCTCTGTCTATTGCTAGAGAATTAGGGTTCTGCATTCCCTCTTCTTCTTCCACGAGGAATTGTACAAAGCCCACGTTCTTATTCAGCAAATGGACACAGTCATTGTTCCAATCGGACACAATGATGTGTCCGTAATGGTCACATGTTAAATCGAGAGGGTAAAATGGACTGTCCTGATCCAGGTGGGTCGGTCCTGCGTACCTGGATAACTCCAGACCGTTATCATCCATCAGGATTATCTGTCGTTTGTTGCTGTTTTCGTAGTCCGAAAAGCAAATGTTCTTGTCTGCAGTCATCGTTATTCTGTGGGCATCGTGTGGAGATATGTTTAGTTCGGAGACCAATGTTCCATCCATGGAGAACTTGGCAATGACATTACGTCTGTTATCTCCCGTTGTTGGACCGGAACTTCCATTTCTTTCTGCTCCACAAATGTAGACGCAGCCATCGTCGGTCAAAGCCATTCCGCGAGAAAAGAATGAAAGCTCGGCAAAAGTGGTGACTTTCAGGCTCTGGTCCACTCGTTTAATTGTTTGTCCATTGTAGCTTGACACCAGAAGATCTCCATTTTTTGTTAGAACGATATCATTGACATTGATGTCAAGTTTCACAGAAACCTTTTTTTCTCCACTTGTATCGTATAGTTCGATTTCATTGCTGCCCCAGCCACAACAAACCCATGCTTCAGTGTCCGAGATTGGAGCAATAGCATGGACGTTGGCAGGTAGGCTTTGACCCTCACACCGGAACTCGGCAACCAGAGAGAGTCTAATGTTTGGAACCGTGCTTCGTCGATTCTTTAGTATGGAAGACGGTGGTGTGATGTGGTACATTTGTATAGATCCGCACAGGTTCTTCATAAATTCGTCGTTAAGGAGTTGTCCCACGGAAAAATTAACCGAGACATACTGAAACTCCGTCAGTCTGTGAATTTCAGGAAGGACGCCATCTTTGCCATGGATCGTGTTTCGTTTGTTTTTCTGAGAAGTCTCACAAAGGTTTTCGCAAATGTTTTCCTCGCTGTCCTCAACAGTGATTCTGTTTATTATGTTCATTAGGTCCTGCTCATGAGCATCAAGTCGCTTCATTTCTTTGCACATCGTAGTCCCCGTGAATTTCAAAAGTATTTCACAGGCCAAGTCCACAGCATCATGCAATGCCTTTGCTCGGGCGATGATATCGCCGTTGacaattttgacattttcacGAAGTCTTGTCTTCTGTTCTACAGTTTCTGATAACGTTAGTTCCAAAAGAGGAAGGAACTGTGTATAATTCATCTTACGCTTCCAACCTAGAACACACTCTGCTTATCAAACATGTCACAAATTGCAAACAAACAAATTGCTTTCTTGATCACCATCTTACAAATTTCCCATGCATATGATTTTTGTAAGCTTGCCTCCTCCTGCTTTTTCAGCCAATGTCCTAcaaagaaatgaacaaaaaattccaatttCATAGCCTATATATTTACTATTTTTAGATCTTCCTAACGATCCTGGTAACAATTAGAATTATTTAGAAAGAAAACAAGGATAAATTGAAATGGTATCCGAGTGTTAAAGTGATTCAGGGTTCTCGTGCgaaaaaagtttttatctaCATTAGCCAACAATATTCTTTCCATCAAAATTTACATGATGTACGGGCAGAAATCATTACCATTTTCTTCGTAATGTCATGAATAAATACGACATACTCCAATTGGCACCGAACACACATTAGATTTGCAGCAATGCACCTACACCATTATGATGGGAATGCACCATCTGTCAGTGGTCAGGTACTATATAGTACTTTTATCACACCACATTCACAGTATAAATTCACTTACCGACCACATGTTGCAGTAATGGGAGGCAGTTATGATCAGTGGTCGATCATGATAAATTTGTTTTGCACCTGATCTAACCCTAGCTGGAtactgtttatacatgtacgaaTGCAGTATGCACAAACCTGCCTGGCTACGTATGCAAGCGTGAacctaaaaatataaacaatgggAAATAAAGCTCATGGTACATATTTTCTCCATACCTCTCTTCACTTATAATCCTCGTGATAAGGTATCACCTGCATGAAGTTAATGCATAGGCAACACCTTGCCCCCTTGCAAATCAGGTATGAAAGGTGGGATATAAATCTACAAAACGTTTTTCATTTCTGGCCTTCGTTCACCTCCGCTGTATCATCTTGTAGCAAGCCATGGAAATGTATATAAACACTTCGTGGTTTCCTGTCTCGGCGAAGAAGTTGTCAATGCAGCAAGCGTAATCAACGTCAACAAGGGGCCAAATGTTCACAGCATTAAGACACGGTCGTTCGCTCAGATAAAATACTCCCAACCTGCCTCCTTGCGATGCGGCTTGTCCTGTAGAATGTTAATCTGAAAGCAATATTGACGGCTAGATTACGATTACTTGGAAGGTGGTAAGCAATTAAACTCGATGTAGTAATCAAATAGCTCTATAAATGCTCCATTGTCCAGAAGATTTCAGCGGTGATTTGCGGGTAATACATAACTCTGTATTCGATATCGATATCGATATTGCACTATATCACATTAAATTGAACTGACATGTATCGAACTGTACATGGGCACATCAATAAGCTAACCATAGAGTCGACCTCAATTCTGATTATGACAAGCTTTTTCGACGAATTCTGTGCTTTGATTTATTATATTGCAGAACAAATGTCTGTGAAAAATTACGCTCGAATGCATGCCGTATTTTTAATGCGGGTAAAACTGTAATGGTTTAAGCGATAAGCATGCTTTAAATCTTTTCATAACATATGTCATCTTATCATATGTCATTCtttgaattatgataaaatgacAAATGTTATGAAAAGTAATTTTACAAGCATAATCGGCGTGTATAGATGGATGCCTTGACATTAAACATCCTATCGCCTTGTAtaagtattgtataatatatgcTTCGCAACCCCCGGCAGAATaatcataattacatgtatgtgcatttTAGTAGACACCTTATACACGTATATAGAGTCAATCATCAAAATAACAGAGGACAACGCTTTCTCAACAATCAATGAACAATGCAGCACTTGATATcggtatatatacataaatatactTACTTAGATGGGCGTAAAAACTAACACAGTATAACTGGACGGTCAACTTCTCATCCCTGCAATGAATCAGACCGGAACATTGACAACACTTTTGACCGATCGTTTTTATGTCTGGGATCGAGTTCAGTCAAGTCTGACTGCTTAAAGTTGTATGGGACACCTGACAatattaatgtgaataaaagtacattttaaacaaaataatttcaccggttcatatttttcaaattttacaatacttgaccaaaaatagatttaaaataatttggagcggtaaaaattataaaaggcCCTGCGGGAATAGAACTCGTGACTTACATCGTATAGTTTACGCCCAAACCCATTGCGCCACACTGTCAGCTAATTATGATgggaaaaaaagatttataaaattatatttgattttattgtttatttcgattgGAGGTACGTcacgtcacaatatggaagtgccccataccaccttaatatacatttatttggtAGTGCAATTACAAAGAAAGGTTTTATGGCAATTTGTAAGAGTTCATGTGCAAAGATCACTATATTAGACATGCAAATGTTAAAACAAGTCTCTTTGTGTCACtcgcttcttttttttcttgaataatttaattcatgCACTATACATATGCATTTAGTTTAAGGTGAACAAAACAGATAATCCAAAAGTTTGGAcctataattcaatttttctgaaaattgaATAGTTTGTTCTTTACAAAGGTAACCTGTTaatatttaagatttgaaaGAAATCTGCTCACAATATATGTCCACATCACCTCCATCTACCATTCAaatgtcatattgtaaattttgaattttcaggttgggtgtaaattcaaaatttacaacatgacaccaAACTCCTATCAGTgtagtgaaaaacaaaatagtcATTGTTTGAATTTGCTTTTCCAATTAGTATCTTTTGAAGATATTTCAAATGTGTGCTCTTAGCTACACATGACACCTTTCTGTTACTCAAAGACGCAGAACTGGTAACTGAAAGTAAATTTTGTTGTAATCAATTGTAAGAAAAGAGCTTTTGAATGATCTTTTAATACCAATATTAGCAACACTTAAAGGTGTCAATAGATACAGAAAATGTACGAttcaaatttcaataaaatttaaaatttaactaTGATTTTAATGACCCCATCGTTAAGCTATTTCAGAATAGTGTAAATTTGACCAAGAGGACTTCATCATATTTGACCTtttgatatgaccttgaaatgaTGTGCACAAAGCTATCGCACTTGTGGTGAATGCCCCTGCATATCGGTCTTTACTATAAAAGACACAAAAGTTACACATTTTTGAATGATAAAAGGCTTAATTGCACAAAGATGATATAAGTATCATTCAAATGTAGGTTTCGAAATTATCAACGTACACTGTACCTCGTTTTTTTCTGattcgattattttttttttttcttttactggCTATGTACAGAAAATTGTTGGGTTGATGCTTCGCCTTGCATTCTGTGGATTTGAACAACCCGGTTTTATTGGTCACAGCCTCACGTGGCTTTGAGATTTTCGTCATCGATCAATATCTGTAAATTGAAAAGAACCTAGCTTGCAAGTACAAGAGTCCTTAAACTACTTGATAAGTCAACACTATCCCTAGATTCCTAGCTTTTCTATATAAGAATATTGTTGACATAGATAACCCATGCtgtgttttaaagaaaagagaaacctgtatatacatacatttatcGTCGAAaatatctgacacgattttaaCGATTCTGACATTTTACTGCCTGGCaagttaaatattaaaatcgtgAAAACACCAAGAAAAAGTTAGAGAGGTATTTAGCTGTAGTTTAATTTATGTATTAAtcaacatgttttaaaaatattattcatacgAACTTAAACATGGTTGTATTCAAAAGTCTGAACGCACAGATGTATTATTATTGCAATACATGGGTCATCATATGGACTGTTAGTTATTTTTTTGCTTAATACAAGGCAATCTTCATGCataaattttatcttaccataTCATTTCATATGCATCTGATACTTTCTATGTGTTATTTCTCAGGGCGATAACTCTAAATAGATACAGAAGATTCAACAACACAATTGACGTTACCTTCCTTGTCATGTCGTACAATGATTAATATTGATCatatttgtcttttttctttaaatatcacctatatttaaattcatttgattACAAGTACTAGTGTTGGTCTACACATTTTTGCAATAAGTTGTCCTTGCTCTTGGTTAAAGACATACTATCAAATAAATAATCTGCGTaacatttttcacaatttttatattttttatgttaatatgtagaacaattttaacaaggCTTTGGACTTTCATTAAGACGAATCTATCTATATCTTGCGTcataacaagttaaaaatgacgctggtttcaagcaaaatattgcatagcCAGACAAatctagttgattttaaaaGCCATGGCATAGTGGCCTACAATGCAATAGATAGGCTTGCGTCACAGTGcagtttgacacaactacctaaTGCCCAAACTCTTGTTAAGAAATGTATCTAATGTCATACAGATAAAATATGAACACGAAATAAAGATGTAATATAAAAAGTACTTGATCAAAATCCATAACAAACCGTGCACTAGCTTCTTGgacttattgaaaaaaaagagcTTGTACGATTAatgtacatgtgtgtgtgtgtgtgtgtgtgtgtataatgGCGaattacgagggtcaatcaaaaaatacgaagacaatgcgGCTGTCTATcgtatatttttcatgaaagtcatacttaacagattaatctgtgcaccaacacttatgttattgatatgcgaagttttagtccatttgatgaaacggtatttttgttacccctttttaaaacaacatattttgtcaccacggcgcacggtaacgttcaaaacatgacgtcaaaattaaacacgcacagtttatagatatactcCATCTatatatcacgcttagtctcttgtgcctttcatcttacaatttaaaatggcactgaaccacttaacatcttatttgcacacatttgctcgagaatcataagttagttcttcaatgtttttcattttctaaccgtgtatatcttagtttacagtaaggataaccctgaatgtcggttgacgttacttcttttatgaccaaatatttacagatattctactctctttcggactgttttatattcaaaatacaat carries:
- the LOC128191552 gene encoding uncharacterized protein LOC128191552, coding for MNYTQFLPLLELTLSETVEQKTRLRENVKIVNGDIIARAKALHDAVDLACEILLKFTGTTMCKEMKRLDAHEQDLMNIINRITVEDSEENICENLCETSQKNKRNTIHGKDGVLPEIHRLTEFQYVSVNFSVGQLLNDEFMKNLCGSIQMYHITPPSSILKNRRSTVPNIRLSLVAEFRCEGQSLPANVHAIAPISDTEAWVCCGWGSNEIELYDTSGEKKVSVKLDINVNDIVLTKNGDLLVSSYNGQTIKRVDQSLKVTTFAELSFFSRGMALTDDGCVYICGAERNGSSGPTTGDNRRNVIAKFSMDGTLVSELNISPHDAHRITMTADKNICFSDYENSNKRQIILMDDNGLELSRYAGPTHLDQDSPFYPLDLTCDHYGHIIVSDWNNDCVHLLNKNVGFVQFLVEEEEGMQNPNSLAIDREGRLWMGNATGLIRVYNYFSW